From the Microbacterium sp. W4I4 genome, one window contains:
- a CDS encoding DUF58 domain-containing protein, which produces MTADAIAAPRTADREAGWRDVVAVIGSRVLERLRRIAAVIRPLGWTVMALALAAFITGQLLGWQELVVTGLVLAMIAVVCALFLIGRTEYEVSLDLARNRVVVGERAVGALTLHNSSTRAILPSRVVLPVGGGRGEFSIQRLAPGQEAEELFTIPTQRRGVVKVGPVSVVRGDPLGLFERAHRRDDPVDLYVHPKTTLFGGQSLGFLRDLEGLPAADLSRDDVSFHALLEYQPGDDLRHVHWRSTARTGTMMVRQFEETRRSHFVIGLSRSPRDYRTDEDFELAISVAGSIGLRALLDSQKVDVRVQGRELPSGTGKRLLDSLAMVEHSKPREGGVPELAGVLAATMPSASVVALVCGSAVSTEDLRLACSRMPFGARTMAVVVDSGIDQPALRRIGDADVVTIGALDQLPLALQKVLA; this is translated from the coding sequence ATGACGGCGGATGCGATCGCGGCGCCCAGGACGGCCGACCGCGAGGCAGGATGGCGCGACGTCGTCGCGGTCATCGGCTCTCGCGTGCTCGAGCGTCTGCGGCGCATCGCGGCCGTCATCCGTCCCCTCGGCTGGACGGTGATGGCGCTCGCGCTCGCGGCGTTCATCACCGGACAGCTGCTCGGCTGGCAGGAACTCGTGGTCACGGGCCTCGTGCTCGCGATGATCGCCGTCGTGTGCGCCCTGTTCCTCATCGGCCGCACCGAGTACGAGGTCTCGCTCGACCTGGCGCGCAACCGCGTCGTCGTCGGTGAGCGCGCCGTCGGAGCACTCACGCTGCACAACAGCAGCACGCGCGCCATCCTGCCCTCCCGTGTGGTGCTGCCTGTCGGCGGCGGACGAGGAGAGTTCTCCATCCAACGGCTCGCACCGGGCCAGGAGGCCGAGGAGCTGTTCACGATCCCGACCCAGCGCCGCGGCGTGGTGAAGGTCGGTCCCGTCAGCGTGGTGCGCGGCGATCCGCTGGGTCTGTTCGAGCGCGCGCATCGCCGCGACGACCCGGTCGACCTCTACGTGCACCCGAAGACCACCCTGTTCGGCGGCCAGTCGCTGGGCTTCCTGCGCGACCTGGAGGGCCTGCCCGCCGCTGATCTGTCCCGCGACGACGTGTCCTTCCATGCGCTCCTCGAGTACCAGCCCGGCGACGACCTGCGCCATGTGCACTGGCGCTCGACCGCACGCACCGGCACCATGATGGTCCGCCAGTTCGAGGAGACCCGCCGTTCGCACTTCGTGATCGGTCTGTCCCGTTCGCCTCGCGACTACCGCACCGACGAGGACTTCGAGCTCGCCATCTCGGTCGCCGGGTCCATCGGTCTGCGGGCGCTGCTCGACTCGCAGAAGGTGGATGTGCGCGTGCAGGGCCGCGAACTGCCATCCGGCACGGGCAAGCGCCTGCTCGACTCGCTCGCCATGGTCGAGCACTCCAAGCCCCGCGAGGGCGGCGTCCCGGAGCTCGCCGGCGTGCTCGCCGCGACCATGCCCTCCGCGAGCGTCGTGGCGCTGGTGTGCGGCTCCGCCGTCTCCACCGAGGACCTGCGCCTGGCCTGCTCCCGGATGCCGTTCGGCGCCCGCACCATGGCCGTGGTCGTGGACTCCGGGATCGACCAGCCCGCGCTGCGCAGGATCGGCGACGCCGACGTGGTCACGATCGGCGCACTCGACCAGCTCCCGCTCGCTCTTCAGAAGGTGCTCGCATGA
- a CDS encoding Ig-like domain-containing protein: protein MKVLSWFRARPKTLAATAGVLAGSVVLTGMALAYDGLPTAKVELNDAGVWLTKSSSLLVGHFNHESTVLDGGLRTASENYDILQDGDKVLVVDQGSSTLTAIDPARVSLTDSTTIPGDAKVALGNRAAAVLDRASGDLWVIGVDEVAGFDIKATEPIAELGKNADVTVGRDGTVYAVSAKDGDIVTVPVDAQGEPEDPTTASVEGIDKKSTPTITAVGDVPVVLDSRSGRVVAPGGVNAKIDGGEDAVLQQASTASDSVILANSSALLAVPLGGGDIVTTRAGGTGTPAAPVFLQGCSYAAWGGSGRFLRDCAGERDDVAEKIPGGEKSSSLVFRVNRDVIVLNDIIGGEAWLADESLQRVDDWSILTPPKGESEDEDESTEETVESSLPERKEENTPPVAEDDRLGVRPGGTTLLPVLDNDNDSDGDVLVASLLGAQPSIGEVQPILNGGALQIMVPEDATGSASFTYQVDDGRAAGTDSATVTATVFDWDTNSAPKPKRPTKLSVESGGTLSYNLLPDWIDPQGDDVYLKEVVAAAGDEVDYTTDGQMTYRALGSLQGRKEIVVIVSDSLGETATGKILLDVKPPGTTVPVTNADHIVTRVGETATVSPLANDTSSGLDELRLTRVDPLDGVGIQPDYPKKQFAFQSQKAGVFYVQYLVSAGQADAKGIVRVDVLDKQESELPPVAVRDVALLPQGSEALVGVLANDSDPSGGVLVIQSVTLPPRSGIAVSVLNHETLRISDQGGLTEPVKISYRISNGSKSADADVTVVPIPAPSKISPPVTHDDEAVVRVGDVVTIPVLDNDVHPNGDVMHVAPDLIEPLADPKDGEAFVSQDKVRFQANNEPGTVYLTYEAVDSMGQKAGGHITVQVLPLDEEVNAPPRPRDLTARALSGTTVRIPVPLDGIDVDGDSVELLGQDIAPIKGQITETGSNYLEYEAFEGSTGVDTLVYRVRDRLGAEGTATLRIGIAPADATNQAPFAVKDTVVVRPNRSVAVPVLANDSDPEGDEIRLVKDGLTLPKAGGVEARISGDRVIVTVPAGEQEASLRYTIRDAKGAEAQAAILVTVDDDVPLMSPIARDDWVRVEDLKDTLTTDLDILANDEDPDGTADGLTIAVGDGAKLVGDDKARVTVTEDRQLIKYTVTDQDDLVASAFIFVPAISELRPALLSTKPVEVKSGETKELPLSDYVTVAGGGTVRLTEASKVSSAHGNGDTLIKDETTLIYTSQKGYFGKDALNFEVTDGKTVEDPKGRKSTLSIPILVLPPENQPPVFVNGQVDVAPGEEATSLDLAALTTDPDEDDADNIEYRISGQPGEGVNARLDGSRLLVDASTTTPKGTATMVGLTITDGTTEPVEGTVAVTVTASTRELAVAGPDKIDQADQGKKITVPVLINDINPFEDEGTPLKIVSALVESGSGLAGVAGDQVEVTPDKSFVGVMVVRYRIQDATKDPDREVDGRITVIVQGVPDAPGVPRVTTVEDRTVVLAWSAPSNNGAEIDHYTVTSVGGRPYTKVCETTTCTLDGLTNNVEYTFQVVAHNRVGDGEPSPASEPARPDVRPERPLPPKLAFGDKSLLVTWETPQSNGSPVESYTLQISPAPLSGSSEKTGVTGNSLTWDGLENGTSYQVRVQAHNKAPDPSDYSMLSLAEIPAGKPGTVAAPAVNSAPSVGSEAQMTVSWGNADPNGDAVKNYDLVIYRGGSVFQTLAVGTATSKTVSVPTNSADYTYAVRATNKAGTGDLSPQSAPQRAFGSPGAPTNVTAKEGDRKITISGSVPSSARNGANESEIHYQYSLNGGTWVNWNGAAIAATNGDTYTVRMRAYSVIDGQQSQPGPASAPSNAVIPYGAPFAPTGSASRSGDKSVRLTWNAGGSDNGRPVTTYISVDGGGWQQVATSGERTVGSTYSTEHTIKVRATATEGGSAESGTYRATSGPKPDTTPKAWLSEGSTVSGCTAVGGGSCHYYKVTTNQYFNGGDYYVECRAGGSYVGNNAGYKFHIPSGGSAQVQCWSGYSNDKQLVIKSGNPGNAYGTFY from the coding sequence ATGAAGGTCCTGTCGTGGTTTCGGGCGCGTCCGAAGACCCTTGCCGCCACCGCCGGAGTGCTGGCAGGCAGTGTCGTTCTGACCGGCATGGCACTCGCCTATGACGGGCTGCCCACTGCGAAGGTCGAGCTCAACGACGCCGGCGTCTGGCTGACCAAGTCCTCCAGCCTTCTGGTCGGGCATTTCAACCACGAGTCCACCGTGCTGGATGGCGGACTGCGCACCGCGAGCGAGAACTACGACATCCTCCAGGATGGCGACAAGGTACTGGTCGTCGATCAGGGCAGCTCCACGCTCACGGCCATCGACCCCGCGCGCGTCTCCCTCACCGACAGCACCACGATTCCCGGCGACGCCAAAGTGGCGCTCGGCAACCGCGCCGCGGCTGTGCTGGATCGAGCTTCCGGCGATCTGTGGGTCATCGGAGTGGATGAGGTCGCCGGCTTCGACATCAAGGCCACCGAGCCCATCGCGGAGCTCGGCAAGAACGCCGATGTGACGGTCGGACGCGACGGGACGGTGTACGCGGTCTCGGCGAAGGACGGCGACATCGTCACGGTCCCCGTGGACGCGCAGGGCGAGCCCGAGGACCCGACGACGGCATCCGTCGAGGGGATCGACAAGAAGTCGACGCCCACGATCACGGCAGTCGGCGATGTGCCGGTGGTCCTGGATTCGAGGAGCGGCCGCGTCGTGGCTCCCGGAGGTGTGAACGCGAAGATCGACGGCGGCGAGGATGCCGTCCTGCAGCAGGCGTCGACGGCCTCCGATTCCGTCATCCTCGCGAACAGCTCCGCACTGCTCGCCGTCCCGCTCGGCGGCGGCGACATCGTCACCACCCGGGCCGGGGGGACGGGAACTCCGGCAGCACCCGTGTTCCTCCAGGGCTGCTCCTACGCCGCCTGGGGCGGATCCGGACGATTCCTGCGGGACTGCGCCGGCGAACGCGATGACGTCGCGGAGAAGATCCCCGGCGGGGAGAAGAGCTCGTCTCTGGTCTTCCGCGTGAACCGCGATGTGATCGTGCTGAACGACATCATCGGCGGCGAGGCGTGGCTGGCCGATGAGAGCCTGCAGCGCGTCGACGACTGGTCGATCCTCACTCCGCCGAAGGGCGAGTCCGAGGATGAGGACGAGTCGACCGAGGAGACGGTGGAGTCCTCGCTTCCCGAGCGCAAGGAGGAGAACACTCCTCCGGTGGCCGAGGACGACCGGCTGGGCGTGCGTCCGGGCGGCACGACGCTGCTTCCGGTACTGGACAACGACAACGACTCGGACGGCGACGTACTGGTGGCGTCGCTGTTGGGTGCGCAGCCGTCGATCGGTGAGGTTCAGCCGATCCTCAACGGCGGTGCTCTGCAGATCATGGTGCCCGAGGACGCGACCGGCAGCGCATCGTTCACGTATCAGGTGGATGACGGTCGAGCTGCGGGGACGGACAGTGCGACCGTCACCGCGACCGTCTTCGACTGGGACACGAACAGCGCTCCCAAGCCGAAACGACCCACGAAGCTGTCGGTCGAATCCGGGGGAACGCTCTCCTACAACCTGCTGCCGGACTGGATCGACCCGCAGGGCGACGACGTCTACCTGAAGGAGGTCGTCGCGGCAGCTGGCGACGAAGTGGACTACACCACCGACGGTCAGATGACGTACCGGGCTCTGGGCAGCCTGCAGGGGCGCAAGGAGATCGTCGTCATCGTCTCGGATTCCCTGGGCGAGACCGCCACCGGCAAGATCCTGCTCGACGTCAAGCCGCCGGGCACGACCGTTCCTGTCACCAACGCCGATCACATCGTCACGCGCGTCGGCGAGACCGCGACCGTGTCGCCGCTGGCGAACGACACGAGTTCCGGGCTGGACGAGCTGAGGCTCACCCGAGTCGACCCGCTCGACGGCGTGGGCATCCAGCCGGATTATCCGAAGAAGCAGTTCGCGTTCCAGTCTCAGAAGGCGGGCGTCTTCTACGTGCAGTATCTGGTCTCCGCCGGGCAGGCGGATGCCAAGGGCATCGTGCGCGTGGATGTGCTGGACAAGCAGGAGTCCGAGCTCCCGCCGGTCGCCGTGCGCGACGTGGCGCTGCTGCCGCAGGGCAGCGAGGCGCTGGTCGGGGTGCTGGCCAACGACTCCGACCCCTCGGGCGGTGTTCTCGTCATCCAGTCGGTGACGCTGCCCCCGCGCAGCGGCATCGCGGTGTCCGTGCTGAACCATGAGACGCTGCGCATCAGCGACCAGGGCGGCCTGACCGAGCCGGTGAAGATCAGCTATCGCATCTCGAACGGCTCGAAGTCCGCGGACGCCGATGTGACCGTGGTGCCGATCCCGGCTCCGTCGAAGATCTCACCGCCCGTGACCCACGATGATGAGGCCGTGGTCCGGGTCGGCGATGTCGTGACGATCCCGGTGCTCGACAACGACGTGCACCCCAACGGCGACGTCATGCATGTCGCACCCGACCTGATCGAACCGCTGGCGGATCCGAAGGACGGTGAGGCGTTCGTCTCGCAGGACAAGGTGCGCTTCCAGGCGAACAACGAGCCCGGAACGGTGTATCTGACCTACGAGGCCGTGGACTCGATGGGGCAGAAGGCCGGCGGCCACATCACCGTGCAGGTGCTGCCGCTGGACGAAGAGGTCAACGCGCCGCCTCGGCCGCGCGACCTCACCGCCCGTGCCCTGTCCGGCACCACCGTGCGCATCCCGGTCCCGCTGGACGGCATCGACGTCGACGGCGACTCCGTCGAGCTGCTCGGTCAGGACATCGCGCCGATCAAGGGGCAGATCACCGAGACCGGCAGCAACTACCTGGAGTACGAGGCCTTCGAGGGCTCGACCGGCGTGGACACACTGGTCTACCGCGTGCGCGACCGCCTGGGAGCCGAGGGGACCGCCACGCTCCGGATCGGCATCGCTCCCGCGGATGCCACGAATCAGGCGCCGTTCGCAGTGAAGGACACCGTCGTGGTGCGGCCGAACCGCTCGGTCGCCGTGCCGGTGCTGGCCAACGACTCCGACCCGGAAGGCGATGAGATCCGTCTCGTCAAGGACGGACTGACCCTCCCGAAGGCCGGCGGGGTCGAAGCCAGGATCAGCGGTGACCGGGTGATCGTCACCGTGCCCGCCGGTGAGCAGGAGGCGTCGCTGCGGTACACGATCCGCGATGCGAAGGGCGCCGAGGCGCAGGCCGCCATCCTCGTCACGGTCGATGACGATGTGCCGCTGATGAGTCCGATCGCCCGAGACGACTGGGTGCGGGTCGAGGACCTGAAGGACACGCTCACCACCGATCTCGACATCCTCGCCAACGACGAGGATCCGGATGGGACGGCGGACGGGCTGACGATCGCGGTCGGAGACGGCGCGAAGCTCGTCGGCGACGACAAGGCTCGCGTCACCGTGACGGAGGACCGTCAACTGATCAAGTACACGGTGACGGATCAGGACGACCTGGTGGCGTCGGCGTTCATCTTCGTGCCGGCGATCAGCGAGCTGCGTCCGGCGCTGCTGTCCACGAAGCCCGTCGAGGTGAAGAGCGGCGAGACGAAGGAGCTGCCGCTGTCGGACTACGTGACGGTTGCCGGTGGCGGGACTGTTCGTCTGACCGAGGCGTCGAAGGTCAGTTCCGCGCACGGCAACGGCGACACGCTGATCAAGGACGAGACCACCCTGATCTACACCTCTCAGAAGGGGTACTTCGGCAAGGACGCTCTGAACTTCGAGGTGACAGACGGGAAGACCGTCGAGGATCCGAAGGGTCGCAAGAGCACGCTCTCGATCCCGATCCTCGTGCTGCCGCCCGAGAACCAGCCCCCTGTGTTCGTGAACGGACAGGTCGACGTCGCACCCGGTGAGGAGGCCACCTCCCTCGATCTCGCGGCCCTGACGACCGACCCCGACGAGGATGACGCGGACAACATCGAGTACCGCATCTCCGGGCAGCCGGGCGAGGGGGTCAACGCGCGGCTGGATGGCAGTCGACTGCTCGTCGATGCTTCCACGACCACGCCGAAGGGCACGGCCACGATGGTCGGACTGACCATCACCGACGGCACCACCGAGCCCGTCGAGGGGACGGTGGCCGTAACGGTCACCGCCTCCACGCGCGAACTGGCGGTCGCCGGTCCGGACAAGATCGATCAGGCCGATCAGGGCAAGAAGATCACGGTTCCCGTGCTGATCAATGACATCAACCCGTTCGAGGACGAGGGCACACCGCTGAAGATCGTCTCCGCTCTGGTGGAGAGCGGAAGCGGTCTGGCCGGCGTGGCCGGCGATCAGGTCGAGGTCACCCCTGACAAGTCGTTCGTCGGGGTGATGGTGGTGCGGTACCGGATCCAGGATGCGACGAAGGACCCGGACCGTGAGGTCGATGGCCGCATCACGGTGATCGTGCAAGGCGTGCCGGATGCGCCAGGTGTTCCGCGGGTTACCACGGTCGAGGATCGCACGGTGGTGCTGGCCTGGTCGGCTCCGTCGAACAACGGCGCCGAGATCGACCACTACACCGTGACCTCGGTGGGCGGTCGTCCGTACACGAAGGTCTGTGAGACGACGACGTGCACGCTGGACGGGTTGACCAACAACGTCGAATACACGTTCCAGGTGGTCGCGCACAACCGTGTCGGCGACGGTGAGCCGTCGCCGGCGTCCGAGCCTGCGCGCCCGGATGTGCGGCCCGAGCGACCTCTGCCGCCGAAGCTGGCCTTCGGTGACAAGTCGCTGCTGGTGACGTGGGAGACGCCGCAGTCCAACGGCTCCCCGGTGGAGTCGTACACGCTTCAGATCTCGCCGGCGCCGTTGAGCGGCTCGTCGGAGAAGACCGGTGTGACCGGCAACAGTCTCACCTGGGATGGGCTGGAGAACGGCACCAGCTACCAGGTGCGGGTGCAGGCGCACAACAAGGCTCCGGACCCGTCGGATTACAGCATGCTGTCTCTCGCGGAGATCCCCGCAGGCAAGCCTGGAACGGTCGCGGCGCCGGCCGTGAACAGCGCGCCGTCGGTCGGCAGCGAGGCGCAGATGACGGTCAGCTGGGGCAACGCGGATCCGAACGGCGACGCGGTCAAGAACTACGACCTGGTCATCTACCGCGGTGGCAGTGTCTTCCAGACACTCGCCGTGGGCACGGCGACATCGAAGACGGTGTCGGTGCCGACGAACTCGGCGGACTACACCTACGCCGTGCGCGCCACCAACAAGGCCGGCACAGGTGACCTCAGTCCTCAGTCCGCCCCGCAGCGTGCGTTCGGGTCTCCGGGAGCGCCGACGAACGTGACAGCGAAGGAAGGCGACCGCAAGATCACCATCAGCGGGTCGGTTCCCAGCTCCGCGCGCAACGGCGCCAACGAGAGCGAGATCCACTACCAGTACTCGCTTAACGGCGGGACATGGGTCAACTGGAACGGTGCGGCGATCGCTGCGACCAACGGCGACACGTACACGGTTCGGATGAGGGCCTACTCCGTCATCGACGGACAGCAGTCGCAACCAGGTCCCGCATCGGCACCCTCGAACGCGGTGATCCCGTACGGCGCGCCGTTCGCGCCCACCGGGTCCGCCTCCAGGTCGGGCGACAAGTCCGTAAGGCTCACCTGGAACGCCGGTGGATCAGACAACGGCCGCCCGGTCACCACGTACATCAGCGTGGACGGCGGCGGCTGGCAGCAGGTCGCCACGAGTGGTGAGCGGACCGTCGGCAGCACGTACAGCACCGAGCACACCATCAAGGTGCGCGCGACGGCGACGGAAGGCGGCTCGGCGGAATCGGGTACGTACCGTGCGACCTCAGGGCCCAAGCCGGACACGACTCCCAAGGCGTGGCTGTCGGAGGGTTCGACGGTGTCCGGATGCACTGCTGTCGGCGGCGGTTCATGTCACTACTACAAGGTGACGACCAACCAGTACTTCAACGGGGGCGACTACTACGTCGAGTGCCGGGCGGGCGGCTCGTACGTCGGAAACAACGCCGGATACAAATTCCACATTCCGTCCGGGGGCAGCGCTCAGGTCCAGTGCTGGTCGGGGTACTCCAATGACAAGCAGCTCGTCATCAAGAGCGGGAACCCGGGCAACGCCTACGGCACGTTCTACTGA